A region from the Gemmatimonadaceae bacterium genome encodes:
- a CDS encoding imidazolonepropionase yields the protein MTQPTQVFVNAAQVVTCAGPPRARRGRELGDAAVRAGVAVATREGRITAIGDGDAVRRTHPEAEVIDCQGGVLMPGLVDSHTHAIFGKPRYEEQEMRAAGKDYMAIAAAGGGIHSSVRDLRTRTEDDLVALALPRLARLAAHGTTTVEVKSGYGLTLDDELKTLRAIRRLTTLQPMRLVPTFLGAHEIPMEARATPSGRRDYVDLVVNQMIPRVRDERLAAFADVFCEPGVFTVEESREILVAARAAGLGLKLHADELKPAGGAELAVELAATSADHLAAISDGGIAALAAAPTVATLLPGTMLFLGKERQAPARRLVEAGAAIALATDFNPGTSPTPNFPLVLSLGVSSLRLSVAEAIVASTVNGAAALGLAAETGQLDIGFSADLALFDVEDIREIPYWYGDRRCRRSWVRGVEVAA from the coding sequence GTGACGCAGCCGACGCAGGTGTTCGTGAATGCCGCGCAGGTGGTCACCTGTGCCGGACCGCCACGCGCCAGGCGCGGGCGCGAACTTGGCGACGCGGCCGTGCGCGCCGGCGTGGCCGTCGCAACGCGCGAGGGGCGCATCACGGCGATCGGCGATGGCGACGCGGTCCGACGCACGCATCCCGAGGCGGAAGTCATCGACTGCCAGGGCGGCGTGCTGATGCCAGGGCTGGTGGATTCGCACACCCACGCGATCTTCGGCAAGCCGCGCTACGAGGAGCAGGAGATGCGCGCCGCCGGCAAGGACTACATGGCCATTGCCGCCGCGGGAGGCGGCATCCACAGTTCGGTCCGCGACCTGCGCACCCGTACAGAAGACGACCTCGTGGCGCTGGCCCTGCCTCGCCTGGCGCGGCTCGCGGCCCACGGCACGACCACGGTCGAGGTGAAATCGGGTTACGGCCTGACCCTCGACGACGAACTCAAGACGCTCCGCGCCATCCGGCGGCTGACGACGCTCCAGCCGATGCGGCTCGTGCCCACATTCCTCGGCGCGCACGAGATCCCGATGGAGGCGCGCGCGACGCCCAGCGGACGCCGAGACTACGTCGACCTCGTCGTGAACCAGATGATCCCGCGCGTGCGCGATGAGCGGCTGGCCGCTTTCGCCGACGTGTTCTGCGAGCCCGGTGTGTTCACCGTCGAGGAGTCGAGGGAGATCCTGGTGGCGGCGCGCGCGGCGGGTCTCGGCCTCAAGCTGCACGCCGATGAGCTCAAGCCGGCCGGCGGTGCGGAACTCGCCGTGGAGCTGGCCGCCACCTCCGCCGACCACCTCGCCGCGATCTCCGATGGCGGCATTGCTGCGCTGGCCGCCGCTCCCACCGTGGCCACCCTCCTTCCCGGGACCATGCTGTTCCTCGGCAAGGAGCGTCAGGCGCCCGCGCGACGACTCGTGGAAGCCGGAGCCGCGATCGCGCTCGCGACCGACTTCAATCCCGGCACATCCCCCACGCCCAATTTCCCCCTCGTCCTGTCGCTCGGCGTGAGCAGTCTCCGCCTCAGCGTGGCCGAAGCGATTGTGGCTTCGACGGTTAACGGAGCCGCGGCGCTGGGCCTGGCCGCGGAGACCGGCCAACTCGACATCGGGTTCTCCGCGGACCTCGCCCTGTTTGATGTCGAAGACATCCGCGAGATCCCCTACTGGTACGGCGACCGGAGGTGCCGGCGCTCGTGGGTCCGGGGGGTCGAAGTCGCCGCCTGA
- a CDS encoding radical SAM protein encodes MISSHFKPWHIPIFLAKYAWLTVRRRPLLVHFEVTMRCNARCGFCDYWQTPATERDNELQSFADAARAFSPMMITFTGGEPLLRRDLEALVRGVRDASRWSYIALITHGGMLTLARAQSLWAAGIDQFNISLDYLDGRHDVARGIPGLTDRIMRTVSAMRGAGIDGIRFNTVIRNDNLDQLIPIVERAAALGVGVNFSLYTDFKNGNRDYLIQEGPVEATDRAVQALMAFKRKHRGVITNSDYYLSTIPRYLRGTLAGPCDSGTKTIHISPAGLVKRCPDFPLDGHWRDYKGYAPIDCSACYYACRGEAQAPLEPSRVLDILAPGRRTPATLGVPS; translated from the coding sequence ATGATCTCCTCGCACTTCAAACCCTGGCACATTCCGATCTTCCTCGCGAAGTACGCGTGGCTCACGGTGCGCCGCCGGCCGTTGCTCGTGCACTTCGAAGTCACCATGCGGTGCAACGCGCGCTGCGGGTTCTGCGACTATTGGCAGACGCCGGCTACGGAGCGCGACAACGAGTTGCAAAGCTTCGCCGACGCGGCGCGCGCGTTTTCGCCGATGATGATCACGTTCACCGGCGGTGAACCGCTGCTGCGTCGTGATCTCGAGGCGCTCGTGCGTGGAGTCCGTGACGCGTCCCGCTGGAGCTACATCGCCCTCATCACGCACGGCGGGATGCTCACGCTCGCACGCGCGCAGTCCCTCTGGGCGGCGGGCATCGACCAGTTCAACATCTCCCTGGACTATCTCGACGGCCGGCACGACGTGGCCCGCGGCATTCCCGGACTCACCGATCGGATCATGAGGACGGTCTCCGCCATGCGTGGGGCGGGGATCGACGGCATCCGGTTCAACACGGTCATCCGCAACGACAACCTCGACCAGCTGATTCCGATCGTCGAACGTGCGGCCGCGCTGGGTGTTGGCGTGAACTTCTCGCTCTACACCGATTTCAAGAACGGGAATCGCGACTACCTCATCCAGGAAGGACCCGTGGAGGCCACCGATCGTGCGGTGCAGGCCCTCATGGCCTTCAAGCGAAAACACCGGGGCGTGATCACCAATTCCGACTACTACCTGTCGACGATTCCACGGTACCTTCGCGGGACGCTCGCCGGTCCGTGTGATTCGGGCACGAAGACGATCCACATCTCGCCCGCCGGTCTCGTCAAGCGGTGCCCCGACTTTCCGCTCGACGGGCATTGGCGGGACTACAAGGGATATGCGCCGATCGACTGCAGCGCCTGCTACTACGCGTGCCGCGGGGAGGCACAGGCGCCGCTCGAACCCTCCCGCGTGCTCGACATCCTGGCGCCGGGCCGCCGCACCCCCGCCACGCTCGGAGTCCCATCGTGA